Proteins from one Kazachstania africana CBS 2517 chromosome 1, complete genome genomic window:
- the NFU1 gene encoding Nfu1p (similar to Saccharomyces cerevisiae NFU1 (YKL040C); ancestral locus Anc_2.553), with translation MLRLSLCTRRPLLRSSIVKQFNLRSYLHIQTLTTPNENALKYLSKDGELLQATGSKSIVIKNTDQTLITHSKLAQTIFARCPGVEEIMIGDDFLTVNKDPMIHWNTLSPTVIEILTTHLASGDEVVSPEFRGVQELEGGGYNVNRMQFNYNEDEQEISELIEELIDTRIRPAILEDGGDIDYRGWDPKTGTVYLKLQGACTSCSSSEVTLKYGIESMLKHYVDEVKEVIQMLDPEQEVAMKEFQKLEDKLNAKA, from the coding sequence ATGCTAAGACTATCTCTGTGCACAAGAAGACCTTTATTGAGATCATCAATAGTAAAGCAATTTAATTTAAGAAGCTATCTGCATATACAGACTTTGACTACTCCCAATGAAAACGCATTGAAGTATCTCTCTAAAGATGGTGAACTATTACAAGCTACTGGATCAAAAAGTATAGTCATAAAAAACACAGACCAGACATTGATAACTCATTCTAAACTTGCCCAAACCATTTTTGCAAGATGCCCAGGTGTTGAGGAGATTATGATCGGAGACGACTTCTTAACTGTAAATAAAGACCCGATGATCCACTGGAACACACTTTCCCCCACTGTTATTGAAATCTTAACCACCCATTTGGCCTCTGGTGATGAAGTGGTATCACCGGAGTTTCGTGGAGTTCAAGAGTTAGAAGGTGGTGGCTATAACGTTAATAGAATGCAATTTAATTacaatgaagatgaacaaGAAATAAGCGAATtgattgaagaattgatcGATACGAGGATAAGGCCTGCAATTTTGGAAGATGGTGGGGATATAGACTATCGTGGATGGGATCCAAAAACTGGAACtgtatatttgaaattacaGGGTGCATGTACGTCTTGCTCGAGTAGTGAGGTGACGTTAAAATATGGTATTGAATCAATGCTCAAGCATTATGTCGATGAAGTCAAAGAAGTAATACAAATGTTGGATCCGGAACAAGAGGTCGCCATGAAggaatttcaaaaactggaagataaattgaatgcCAAAGCTTGA
- the KAFR0A02010 gene encoding UTP--glucose-1-phosphate uridylyltransferase (similar to Saccharomyces cerevisiae YHL012W and UGP1 (YKL035W); ancestral locus Anc_2.546): MSGTPKKHTKTHSTYAFESNTSNVAASQMRNALNKLADSVKGNPELHARFENEMDSFFSLFRRYLIEKSSKDTTLDWDKIKSPNPGEVVDYNSIQQSENVSNLDKLAVLKLNGGLGTSMGCVGPKSVIEVRDGNTFLDLSVRQIEYLNRKYDSDVPLLLMNSFNTDKDTEHLIKKYSANRIRIKSFNQSRFPRVYKDSLLPVPSDYDDLLDSWYPPGHGDLFESLHASGELDALIAQGREILFVSNGDNLGATVDLNILNHMLETGAEYIMELTDKTRADVKGGTLINYDGQVRLLEVAQVPKEHIDEFKNIRKFKNFNTNNLWINLKAIKRLIESSSLEMEIIPNAKTIIRGGHEINVLQLETACGAAIRHFNSAHGVVVPRSRFLPVKTCSDLLLVKSDLFFLQHGALKLDPSRFGPNPLIKLGSHFKKVSGFNARIPHIPKIVELDHLTITGNVFLGKNVTLKGTVIIVCSDGQKIDIPNGSVLENVVITGNLQILEH, from the coding sequence ATGTCAGGCACTCCAAAGAAACACACTAAGACACATTCAACGTATGCTTTTGAAAGCAACACAAGTAACGTTGCAGCTTCACAAATGAGAAACGCTCTAAACAAATTGGCCGATTCAGTTAAGGGTAATCCTGAATTGCATGCAAGAttcgaaaatgaaatggattcattcttttctttatttagaagatatttgattgaaaaatcttcaaagGATACCACTTTAGATTGGGATAAGATCAAATCTCCAAATCCAGGTGAAGTCGTCGATTACAATTCCATTCAACAGTCTGAGAATGTTTCTAATCTGGACAAATTGGCTGTCTTGAAATTAAACGGTGGTTTAGGTACTTCAATGGGTTGTGTTGGTCCAAAATCCGTTATTGAAGTTAGGGATGGTAACACTTTCTTAGATTTATCTGTTAGACAAATCGAATATTTGAACAGAAAATATGATAGTGATGTTCCATTACTCTTAatgaattctttcaatactGATAAAGATACTGAACACTTGATTAAGAAATATTCAGCAAACAGAATTAGAatcaaatcattcaatCAATCAAGATTCCCAAGAGTTTACAAAGATTCCCTCTTACCTGTTCCAAGTGATTACGATGATTTATTAGACTCATGGTATCCACCGGGACATGGTGATTTATTCGAATCATTACATGCTTCTGGTGAATTAGATGCTTTAATCGCTCAAGGTAGAGAAATcttatttgtttcaaatgGTGATAATTTAGGTGCTACCGTTGATTTAAATATCTTAAACCATATGTTAGAAACAGGTGCTGAATACATCATGGAATTGACCGATAAGACAAGAGCTGATGTTAAAGGTGGTACTTTAATCAATTATGATGGTCAAGTTAGATTATTAGAAGTCGCACAAGTTCCAAAGGAAcatattgatgaatttaaaaatataagaaaattcaagaatttcaatACTAATAATTTATGGATCAATTTAAAGGCaattaaaagattaattGAATCAAGTTCATTAGAAATGGAAATTATTCCAAATGCAAAGACAATCATCAGAGGTGGTCATGAAATTAATGTCTTACAATTGGAAACCGCTTGTGGTGCTGCTATTAGACATTTTAACAGTGCACATGGTGTTGTTGTCCCAAGATCTAGATTCTTGCCAGTCAAGACCTGTTCCGATTTACTATTAGTTAAATCtgatcttttctttttgcaACATGGTGCATTAAAATTAGATCCATCAAGATTTGGACCAAATCCATTAATTAAATTAGGTTctcatttcaaaaaagtcTCTGGATTCAATGCAAGAATCCCACATATACCAAAAATTGTAGAATTAGATCATCTAACAATTACTGGTAACGTCTTCTTAGGTAAAAATGTTACTTTAAAGGGTACCGTCATCATTGTTTGTTCTGATGGTCAAAAGATAGATATTCCAAATGGCTCTGTTCTAGAAAATGTTGTGATTACTGgtaatttacaaattttaGAACATTAA
- the APM2 gene encoding Apm2p (similar to Saccharomyces cerevisiae APM2 (YHL019C); ancestral locus Anc_2.555): MSSILYILNEDLESLLSKSIKALESPDIPLSLFKKQFHKHQVTTPVIIYEDYIFTCIQRDTLYFVSSIDCKTNILETLHYLNEFYILLKNYFNVKQLDKNIIMDNLVPILELIEESVDFGIIQITDSNLMKDYIRIKVNLPQDDYKIHYDSSDEEKTNYHKGKKHIRKELTYLKKKVLGRGTHEHSKSIDKTIEQKHTTAEDELVDEDTYINSYIAKTTIMSVSWRAKGIQYAKNEFFLDVIEKVEYFMDFSNNIIKKNLIHGEIICKSFLSGMPTLKVSLNKIIYQDKQFLSSCKFHQCVMPDSVDEGKVLEFVPPDGDFVLCKYELKRHVNDLPLLKLISYEVKPKLDKYKLKLFVTIESTFKKTNSTTKLNIKIPLKVLLEKYDIDLSKNIKSRCDEGKILFNVSDDFLLWEIGAMKGGNSQLKMGADFALFNEEEYLRQQEELKTSMNPPPLRTGPKLEELYKQIHEEKCNNFTRKGESSDETKGNLIKMDFEIPYNTSSGLKVEYLKIEEPNLQYQAFPWVRYKTISDDGYAYAV, translated from the coding sequence ATGAGTTCAATCCTCTATATACTGAACGAAGATTTAGAATCCTTATTGTCAAAAAGTATTAAGGCACTGGAATCTCCAGATATACCGTTATCACTATTTAAGAAACAATTCCACAAGCATCAGGTTACAACACCAGTGATAATCTACGAAGACTACATTTTCACATGTATACAAAGAGATACGCTCTATTTCGTCAGTTCAATAGACTGTAAGACAAATATACTGGAGACATTACATTATCTGAATGAATTTTACATATTActgaagaattattttaatgTCAAACAATTGGATAAAAACATTATAATGGATAATCTTGTCCCAATACTAGAATTGATAGAGGAGAGTGTTGATTTTGGAATCATACAAATAACAGATTCAAATCTTATGAAAGATTATATCCGAATTAAGGTTAATTTACCACAGGATGACTATAAAATTCATTATGACAGTAGTGATGAAGAGAAAACAAATTATCACAAGGGTAAAAAACATATCAGGAAAGAATTgacatatttgaagaaaaaagttcTTGGTAGGGGAACGCATGAACACAGCAAATCAATTGATAAGACAATTGAACAAAAGCATACTACAGCTGAAGACGAGCtagttgatgaagatacATATATCAACAGTTACATTGCAAAGACAACTATTATGTCAGTTTCATGGAGAGCTAAAGGTATTCAATACGCAAAGAATGAATTCTTCCTTGATGTGATAGAAAAGGTAGAATATTTCatggatttttcaaataacattattaaaaagaatttaattCATGGTGAGATTATATGTAAATCATTCTTATCAGGCATGCCTACATTGAAAGTAtcattgaacaaaataatatatcaggataaacaatttttgtcaAGTTGTAAGTTTCATCAATGCGTCATGCCAGATTCTGTTGACGAGGGTAAAGTACTCGAATTTGTTCCCCCAGATGGTGATTTTGTTCTTTGCAAATAcgaattgaaaagacatGTTAATGATTTACCTTTactgaaattgatatcCTATGAAGTAAAACCTAAACTGGACAAGTACAAGTTAAAATTATTCGTTACCATTGAATCAACTTTCAAGAAAACCAattcaacaacaaaattgaaCATAAAGATTCCATTGAAAGTCCTCTTGGAGAAATACGACATTGATCTAagtaaaaatatcaaatctaGGTGCGATGAAggtaaaatattatttaatgtAAGTGATGACTTCCTCCTGTGGGAAATTGGCGCCATGAAAGGTGGTAATTCCCAGCTGAAAATGGGTGCAGATTTTGCattattcaatgaagaagaatatctACGACAACAGGAAGAATTAAAGACATCGATGAATCCACCACCGCTAAGAACAGGTCCAAAGTTAGAGGAGCTTTACAAGCAAATTCATGAAGAGAAATGTAATAACTTCACGAGGAAAGGTGAATCAAGCGACGAAACCAAGGGaaatctaataaaaatggatttTGAAATACCTTACAACACCTCAAGTGGTTTGAAAGTTGAATACTTGAAAATTGAGGAGCCGAACTTACAATATCAGGCATTTCCTTGGGTGCGCTATAAAACTATTAGCGATGATGGTTACGCTTACGCTGTATGA
- the MCO14 gene encoding 4a-hydroxytetrahydrobiopterin dehydratase (similar to Saccharomyces cerevisiae YHL018W; ancestral locus Anc_2.554), with product MYNKIVRTQPLKLVTRDLEDSLVKLKLNSTWKINENRTSLIRECVFPDFESTWAFLTRVSMRSHLWGHHPTITTSFNKVKLELSTHDLDDKGAISDIDLKMANRIEKYINIYNDKIRNLD from the coding sequence ATGTATAACAAAATAGTAAGGACACAGCCATTAAAGCTTGTAACAAGAGATTTGGAAGATTCACTAGTGAAATTAAAGCTCAATTCTACGTGGAAGATAAATGAAAATCGTACCTCACTTATAAGGGAATGTGTTTTTCCTGATTTCGAGAGCACTTGGGCATTTCTTACAAGAGTATCAATGAGATCACATCTTTGGGGTCATCATCCCACGATAACGACCAGTTTTAATAAAGTCAAGTTGGAATTGAGCACGCATGATTTGGATGATAAAGGTGCCATAAGtgatattgatttgaaaatggcaAACAGgattgaaaaatacataaatatatacaaCGATAAGATAAGAAATTTAGACTGA
- the OTU2 gene encoding deubiquitinase OTU2 (similar to Saccharomyces cerevisiae OTU2 (YHL013C); ancestral locus Anc_2.548) has product MSETREELVKRHNKEKKDLQNKITGMKKQATKSQRKEVNSKCVMLQENLQLKQDQELEDWETSNCGAGASATDTITTTDSNGDIESHDSNNEITPEELLKQLEISNGNQQEVKEEVALPQQPRRKRNRQKERLARREAEIQKMKAEAMEESKNDNGPNLQKIEQEAINNLCLLKDLNQFDIKPDGHCLFASILDQLKQRHQSVEPDLDVYKLRSIACNYIKMHENDFLPYLFDEIKMEVMDINEYVREMETTAKWGGEIEIMALSKEFDCPISILFSDRPVQVFNEEGTLPELKLVYYKHSFALGEHYNSLHDNKQ; this is encoded by the coding sequence ATGTCAGAGACTAGAGAGGAACTTGTCAAAAGACataacaaagaaaagaaagacttgcaaaacaaaataaCTGGGATGAAAAAGCAAGCGACAAAGTCCCAAAGAAAAGAGGTTAACTCTAAATGTGTAATGTTACAGGAAAATTTGCAGTTGAAACAGGATCAGGAACTCGAAGACTGGGAGACCTCTAATTGTGGCGCTGGTGCTAGTGCTACCGACACCATCACAACCACGGATAGTAATGGTGATATTGAGTCACATGATTCCAATAATGAGATCACTCCAGAAGAACTGCTGAAACAACTTGAGATCTCCAATGGAAATCAACAAGAAGTCAAGGAAGAAGTTGCCTTGCCACAGCAACCAAGGAGGAAACGTAATAGGCAAAAGGAAAGGTTAGCAAGAAGGGAGGctgaaattcaaaaaatgaaagcGGAAGCTATGGAAGAGtccaaaaatgataatggacctaatttacaaaaaattgaacaagaagcaatcaataatttatgtctgttgaaagatttaaaCCAATTTGACATTAAACCGGACGGTCATTGTCTATTCGCATCTATTCTTGATCAGTTAAAACAGCGCCATCAAAGCGTCGAACCAGATCTGGACGTGTACAAATTAAGATCCATAGCTTGTAACTACATTAAAATgcatgaaaatgattttttacCGTATTTATTCGATGAAATCAAGATGGAAGTCATGGATATTAATGAATACGTAAGAGAAATGGAGACGACAGCTAAATGGGGTGGTGAGATAGAAATAATGGCACTATCTAAAGAATTCGATTGCCCCATTTCTATTCTTTTCAGTGACAGACCAGTACaagttttcaatgaagaaggTACACTCCCTGAATTAAAACTTGTATATTACAAACATTCTTTTGCATTGGGTGAACATTACAATTCTCTTCATGATAATAAACAATGA
- the RPS20 gene encoding 40S ribosomal protein uS10 (similar to Saccharomyces cerevisiae RPS20 (YHL015W); ancestral locus Anc_2.550), whose protein sequence is MSDFQKEKVEEQEQPQIIKIRITLTSTKVKQLENVSSNIMKNAEQYKLVKKGPVRLPTKVLKISTRKTPNGEGSKTWETYEMRIHKRYIDLEAPVHIVKRITQITIEPGVDVEVVVASD, encoded by the coding sequence ATGTCTGACTTCcaaaaggaaaaagttgaagaacaagaacaacCACAAATCATCAAGATTAGAATTACTTTAACCTCCACCAAGGTTAAgcaattagaaaatgtttCTTCCAACATTATGAAGAACGCTGAACAATACAAGTTAGTCAAGAAGGGTCCAGTTAGATTACCAACCAAGGTCTTAAAGATCTCTACCAGAAAGACTCCAAATGGTGAAGGTTCCAAGACCTGGGAAACTTACGAAATGAGAATCCACAAGAGATACATTGACTTAGAAGCTCCAGTTCACATTGTTAAGAGAATCACTCAAATCACCATTGAACCAGGTGTCGATGTCGAAGTTGTCGTTGCTTCCGACTAA
- the OPI1 gene encoding transcriptional regulator OPI1 (similar to Saccharomyces cerevisiae OPI1 (YHL020C); ancestral locus Anc_2.557), whose amino-acid sequence MGLNDDHPGASEEEVEAAKVLDVLRNSSVRYADVRGTNNVAPIRSLIDTTESHDDTEEEENTQIHEENDDDEIDNQDDTQSEPETLLNRVVNNVVTFYDDFNNKKRVASIAKLLDDAYEDNYSSSENETDERDKDEIEYVSKRRKISEALAKSKDNFKEYKFNLSIESKKSLITCLHLLKLANKQLTDKVTYLQEVVQEEQQDHVKHTHEHIADHHRIVASSTDTTKEEAQTNDEDEFFDAFDETEYDEKSTIIKMEIVGTIKKVYNLVSRFGGSSLPEPARSEVRETLLNLPSNWSTSVNSFFSSAMTSGGVSATDKSSDTAPTSGASQSQNIAEETKSSHDTPQAYLSANGKVLILAKESLDVVRNVMDVVDSTLGKAEEWVKQKQEVKEILYEKFRLSQQQNSEENQNNTDSITDHTNSKCD is encoded by the coding sequence ATGGGATTAAATGATGATCATCCTGGTGCTTCCGAAGAAGAAGTCGAAGCAGCTAAAGTTCTGGATGTTTTGAGAAATTCTAGCGTTAGATATGCTGATGTTAGAGGAACCAACAATGTTGCGCCGATTAGAAGCCTCATAGATACAACGGAAAGTCATGATGAtacagaagaagaggaaaataCTCAAATACATGAAGAgaatgacgatgatgaaatcGATAATCAAGATGATACACAATCTGAACCGGAAACTCTGTTAAATAGGGTCGTCAATAATGTTGTGACGTTTTATGACGATTttaacaataaaaaaagagttGCATCTATTGCGAAATTACTGGATGATGCATATGAAGATAATTATAGTTCCTCTGAGAATGAGACAGATGAGCGagataaagatgaaatcgAATATGTATCAAAAAGGAGGAAGATTTCAGAAGCATTGGCGAAGAGTAAagataattttaaagagtacaaatttaatttatcaattgaatcCAAGAAGAGTCTCATAACATGTTTACATCTGTTAAAATTAGCGAACAAACAGCTAACAGACAAGGTAACATATCTTCAAGAAGTCGTACAAGAAGAGCAACAAGATCATGTAAAGCATACGCACGAACATATTGCAGACCATCATAGAATAGTGGCGTCCAGTACTGATACTACCAAAGAGGAGGCTCAAACTaacgatgaagatgagTTTTTCGATGCATTTGATGAAACTGaatatgatgaaaaatccaCCATCATCAAAATGGAAATCGTTGGAACTATCAAGAAAGTTTATAATCTTGTTTCGAGGTTTGGTGGTAGTTCATTACCAGAACCGGCTAGATCAGAAGTTAGGGAGACATTACTTAATCTGCCAAGTAATTGGTCAACAAGCGTGAATTCGTTTTTCTCATCTGCTATGACAAGTGGAGGAGTTTCTGCTACAGATAAATCATCCGATACTGCACCGACAAGTGGAGCATCTCAGTCCCAAAATATCGCAGAAGAAACGAAATCCAGTCATGACACTCCACAAGCCTATTTATCGGCTAATGGTAAAGTTTTGATTCTGGCAAAAGAATCTTTGGATGTTGTACGAAACGTGATGGACGTGGTAGACTCCACTTTAGGAAAAGCTGAAGAATGGGTCAAACAGAAGCAGGAGgtaaaagaaattctaTATGAAAAGTTCCGTCTGAGCCAACAGCAAAATAGTGAGGAAAATCAAAACAATACCGATTCAATTACAGATCATACCAATTCTAAATGTGATTAA